The Silene latifolia isolate original U9 population chromosome 4, ASM4854445v1, whole genome shotgun sequence region atatatttgagtccatgagtccataaaacaatatcacgcactatacaaaacaatatcacgaaaaattttttttttttcgaaattttttttttcaaaattttttttttcgaattttttttttttttttcggaatttttttttttcgaaaaagtttttttttttttttttttttttttgttttttttgtaagctgtgatattgtttagtataacatgtgatattgtattacaaaacaatatcatgattttttttttcaattttttttttcaatttttttttttcaaatttttattttcaaaaaagtttttttgttttttttatgtaagttgtgatattgtttagtataacgtgtgatattgtattacaaaacaatatcacgatttttttttcgaatttttcttctcaaaaactttttttttcagtggtgatattttttagtataacgtgtgaaactgtaagctgtgatattgtgtagcataacgggtgatattatattacaaaacaatatcacgaatttttttttttggagtataagctgtgatattgtttaatataacgtgtgatattgtatcatggactcacggactcaaaaagatagggtggactcatgtgatcctaattatatatatatatatatatatatatatatatatatatatatatatatatatatataggcgggatccggtgagaacgaacactcagtgcaaacggtgagaacgacctacaATAGTAGGATTTTAAACAAAAAATAGCACGGGATACCTCGAAAAACCTACGTGACTAACCTTactgttttgacaaaaaaaaatccaaaatatctctttctctctctactttCCAAaacttttcccccaaatcaaaacaaatatttCCACGAAAAACCATAAAACTACAGCTGCCAAAATTGACGAAATTGATCATAATCAATGGCGTTGATCATCTAATGGATGTACGATTATAATATTTTTTCTGATTGATTTTGTGTGATTGATGCATGAACAATCGATTTTGTGATTTCGATTGGCATTCCAGTATTATTTCAATCGTAGAAAATTATGGATGTTGAGGGTTCTAGCGATTTGGGGGAACATGCGATGCGATTGTTCCAAATTGCTAGCAATGATATCGTGCAAGTCATCATCTCATCTAGGTATGTACATCGCAAATCGTTGAGATAGCCTTTTTATAAATCGTTTCATTAAAATTGTCTGATTGATGTATCTATTGATCATTTTGATGCGTATTCATACTAATTTAAACATAGGAAGACAGATTATTACGCTTGTTGATCATGTTTCATTAACCTGATTGGTATTATAAATTGATGAGTCTGATGGATAAGAATAGTTGTCTTACCGGTCTGGTTAGTGTATGTGATATGCAATTTGTTTGAGAGTTGATTATTACACTTGTTGATCATGTTTCTTATGCACTCTATACAGTATTCTGTTTAGTTCAATAGCATGTATATTAGTATAATTGATGTAATTGTCTTATATGGAAAACGTCCCTGGTAGAATAACGGAACCGCCCTTAATTAACCAGCGTATATGAATAGCGTATCCATTAGTATAGTTGATGCGTTTGTGTTTTTCAGCAGCGTATCTAGAATTATAATTAAGGGATATACCGATTCGTGTCATAATAAGCATTTGACTTTCTGCCTATGTCGTCATTATTAGACGTGATTGGTGTATCTTGACGTCTACGTTAAGTAGTCGTAATAAAAATACGATATGTCGATCGTGCACAAATTTCTGTGTTAATTTCTGTGGTTTTTTGTTTTCTAATTGATTTTGTGCTTTTGACTAAATTAGCGTACCTGAAATTATATTTGTTGTGCATCAGTTATTTGAACTTGCTGCTTATACCCATACTGTTCTACTATATAGCGTGCATAGATGCAGGCTCACCAATCATCGAGACAACCTCGAAGGAAAGAATACCTGTATGTGCGCCAGAATTGAAGCCTGTTTTGGGTATGATCTTTAATAAACTAGAGGATGGGCTAGAATTCTATCAGGCTTATGCTGCTAATTCTGGTTTTAAAATGAGGAAGTCGATGCAACGAAACATAGACGGGGTTGTCATGACTAAGTACTGTGTCTGCAGTAAGGTTGGAGAAAGTAAGCCTAGAGGGAAGGTAAAAAAGAGACAGAGAACTAGAATTTTATGTAATGCAAAGATTTTTTTTCGaagaaatgaaaaaggacaatatGTGATTGCTGACTTTCATGAAGGTCACACCCACCTCCTCTCAACACCAAACACAGTGGTGTATTTGACCGAGTCACGAGAATTAACCCTTATACCTAAAACCATGATTGTTGAGAATTCTAAAGTGAATAAGGGGCATGTGAAAAGCTTTAGGATGTTCAAAGAGTACGTGAAAGGGTATCAAAATGTAGGGGCATCACTCGAGGACTTCAAAAATTTTTGGAGGGATGTGAAGAAATTTATTAAAGGGTATGACGCGCAAATGATGATTGAAAATTTCATGCACAAAAAAGCCATGTGTAGTTCGTACTACTTTGATTTTGATGTTGACGATCGTGGTCGACTATCTAGGGTTTGTTGGTTTGACCCTATAGCTATAAAGAATTACAGTCTCTTTGGCGATATGACGTCTTTTGACACGACGTTTAATATGAACACATATAAAATGATATTTGCACCTTTCACGGGGGTTGACCATCACAAAAAATGTGTGAAATTTGGAGCAGGACTTATAAGGAAAGAGACTGATGAGGATTTCGTATGGTTGTTTCGGAATTTTCTGAGCGCAATGAGCAATAAGTATCCTGTGTGCATAATTACTGATCAAGATAGAGGCATAAGAGCAGGGGTTAAAACAGTGTTCGGGGACAAAACTCAAAgacagatattgcatgtggcatatcatgaaaaAGCTGCCGACAAGATCGGAACTACGCTATATAGAGAAACTAACTTCATGAAAGAGTTGTGCTCTGTGTTTGGCGTAAGATATCGAACCGTCCGAGTTCGAGGAACGGTTGTGCTCAGTTATATCCTCGTACGGGCTGACCGACAATGAATGGTTAGATACGATGTTTGACAAAAGGGCTTCTTGGATCCCAGCATatttcagggatttatttatgggTGGACTAATGAGAACCACGTCCAGGTCTGAGTCCGAGAATAGCTTTTTCGGAAATTTCATGAACCTAAACTGAACTTTGGTTGAGTTTCTTATGAGGTTTGAAAGTGCTATGGACGCTCAACGATGGAAACAGTCCAAATTAATAGCCGAGTCAAAAAACTCCTTCCCTGATCTAGAAACGCCTCACCCTTTGGAAAAACACGCTTCTGAGTTCTACACCCCCGTGATGTTTTCTGAATTTAAAAACGAGTGGGTGGCTGCTTGTTTCACCTGTGGTGTTAAAATTTTAGGGGTTACTACCAGTGACAGCATCCCCATTATTGATCGTGAAAAAGACAAGGTTTACTATGTTAACTTTATCTCTGACGAAATGAAATTGAACTGCTCCTGTAAAAAGTTCGAGAGACATGGAATTTTGTGCCGTCATGCGCTCTATGTGTTGAAAGAACAAGGCCTTGACAATGTTCCAGATCAGTATTTGTTAAGTAGGTGGAGCAAATTGGCAACATGTCAGCCGATTTGTAATAATGTGCCACATACTTTAATTGAAGATTGTAACTCATTAGATGTTAGACGGCACAAAATTGGTACCCTATGGTCCGAGGTGTTCTTGTGTGTGACGCTCGCTGAACAAAAACCTGAGTATGTTGATGAATTTCTGGGCATTTTGAAAGGTTTTAAAGACAAGATAAGCGCACAAACCAGTACGTCAGaatgtagtagtagtagtaacacGGGTGATAGGCTGAGAAACAAGAATAGGGAACTTGAGATGCTCTTAGGAACAAAAATACCAAAGAAAGTGGTTGTCTTACCTCCTATTCAGTCAAAAACAAAAGGGTCTGGAAAAAGAATGATGTCCCAAAAGGAAAAAGCTACAAAAGAACAGAAGAAAGCGCCCAGGAAATGCAATGCTTGCGGAGAATTAGGATTCCATGATAGTCGGAATTGTCCTGGGAGAGTATGATTCCATGATACACGTACGCTATTAATTTTGGTGCATTCATTATTAGAGAATACTGATAGCAGATTGAATTTGTTTAGTTGGTACTTAATTAAGGAATAGTATTGTTGTATCTAATCAAATTTGTAACCTTTAATGTTTTATAGCCTTTTTTCGTTTCAGGAATGAACAACGAAAAGAGTTGCGGAtcacatacacaaatataatgaATAATGGCGGGAGGATTTGAGACTTCATTTTTGAGCTGTTATATGGGATTATTGAacattttttattttgatttttgttatgATTTACGAGCGTATCTTCAAGTATTATATGTGCATCTGTCAAGGCTGAAAGTGTATCTATCGGAGTTGTGAATGGAAACTATACATGTTAACCTATACAATACATGGATGATCATTAATAGGTTTTGATAGGAAGAGTTATTGTGTATTTTTGTTATAGCTATGATGAATTGATAAACGTGAACTGTCAGCTAGTTTCCATTAACTGATGATTTCAGTTTTATGTGAAAATAAAAACGCGTGTATATTAACACGATTGTTGCACATCTTTTACATTAGAAGCGTACCTGGCAGTATTATATATGAAAATAAATAGCGTAACTATTTATAAACGATGATTCGCGAATTTAAGTTCCATagacaaaattaatattgtatgaCGTCTAATTTTCCAACGACAAAAACGGATACACGTATTGGTGAGTTTAAGTGAAAACTAAAAAAAGCGTGTATGTTAACATGATTGTTGCACATGTTTTACGTGAAAAGCGTACCTACTAGTATTCCGAGTAGATAAAAAACCGTGAATGTTAATAAATGATGATTCGAAGTTGAAATTGTGGAATTCTGAAACTAATGAACATTCAGTTGTTCAATTGAAAAGTGAAATATCATACTTGAGTATGCAAATGATTTTGACGTATCTGAAAATATAATTGGTGTGTGTCAGTGTTAAGATGGCGTAACTAGTAACATAATTCCTGCATACCAGTTATAAGCCCAACATTCGACAATGAACCAAGGACAGAGTTACACCTTTTTTATCTCCAAAAAGTTTTTAAAACAAAACCATCAACCAAAAAAACAGAATGTGTAACCATTCTTGCACACTGCCAACTCCAATTAAGATGGATTATCCAAAATGATGTCTAGCAAATTGGCATAAAAGTCGGTCACTTGACACAACTATTGAACAAAAGATCAGATTACATTTTTCATTAGACCTCTAGACAATCCACAAACACGAAGAAGACGGTCAAAATGAGGGACCATGCCCTACCATTACACGTTGCCGAGTTAAGAACATCTGAGCATTCGTGGGAATATATTCTAGACAATTATGCCATCCAACAAAATGACATAAACTGGTGTTTAATGGACATAGCGGTTGAATAGGCTCAGTTTGCCTTTACATGACACAACAAATAATAAGTCCTATTTTACACCATTACGCCTTTCAGAAAATGAACCACACATACTCCTTGGTTGATTGCTAGTAGCCACGCATCTTCCAAACAAACACTTGTCGTCCATTAAAACATCTGCATATCAAACACAATAATTAAAATCTGATAACCCGTGATTTAAATGGTTGTATTAAGGTAAAACTGGAAATGAGGGTAAAAAATAAAGGAAAACAATATAAGACCTCTCTCTGATTCTCTTGCCATCGTAACAAGCTTAACGCAACTGCCCTTCGGAATGAAGGCAAACCCTTGAAATTGCTCGCAGCTGCCCACAAGGATCGGTCACGGCCAGCCTCCAACCATTTCAGTACATAGACACCGCAATCGTGTCTTCACAAGCATAGCGACAATAATTAACATTAAAGGCTGACTTGAATGGAAATAACTGATGATAACGATAGTggaaaggagtaagaatgatGAACTTACATGTTTGACTGTTGAGGAACATTAAGAGTCTCAAATGGAAAGAGGGGAACACCTACAAAGTGTTTGTACCCTTTGGAACGGCATAAAATCGTAGTGACATTCCTAACCTGAAAAAGGAGAATAAAAATGAACCTACTATATATGGAGAAAACAGAGAAAAATTATATAGTCAAAAAGATTGAAACTAATGATATGTACCACGTCCGTAGCGATCTCTGTATCAGGCCGAATATCCTTGGTACGTAGTGAGTTTAAGATATAGTTCGTCTTCTCCTCCATATCACACACGATGAGAAACCAGTGGCTATCTTCTATAATGGGTATAAACATCTGAAAGCCAAATTAAAAATTCATGTAAGATGACTAAAATTAGGGTTATATTCAAATAGACAAAATGCAGTTATTAGATATCCAAAGAAAACAGATAGTGTACTTACAGCTTTAACACACGTCCCATCATTTGGCATATAGGATGTTTTAATGTAATTGCGGCCAAGTGTTCTATCTCATTTGTGGATTAAGGTGCTGCAATGAACAAAAAACATCATCATATTTCTATGACACATTATTCGTTAAAAAAATGTTAATTGAGAAACAGCTACAAAAATTATACTAACTCGTGCGGTTGTTGGGATATACAACAATTCTGGCTTGAGTAAGGTTGAATAGATCCCGAACATATCAATTAcctaaaatgaaaaaaatgaaatgtTGTTTTGTACTAAATAAAAATACTAAGAGACAAATATGGTCTtgataaaatgaaaatataccaTATCAGCGACCCATTTCCGAGGCCTCAAAGAGGGCATGCCTTCTTTTGTTACTTCCCCAAAGTTTGTCACAACTACTGCATCACTACAAAATCAAATATACGGTATATACAAAAAAGTCATTATGTGGAATTAACAAAAAAGTCAAaaattcaagctgatattgtaaaCATATTATTACTATTTAGCTGCATCTCCCTCTGATGGAAGGAACACGTAATCCAAGAGACGCGAATAAGAATATACCACTTGTTGTTCAACCGCTTGCTTCCTTTATAAGATGGATGAAAACACATAATTGGTTGATATCGAAAAACATTAACAGATCATGAACATT contains the following coding sequences:
- the LOC141651424 gene encoding protein FAR1-RELATED SEQUENCE 5-like; this translates as MDVEGSSDLGEHAMRLFQIASNDIVQVIISSSYLNLLLIPILFYYIACIDAGSPIIETTSKERIPVCAPELKPVLGMIFNKLEDGLEFYQAYAANSGFKMRKSMQRNIDGVVMTKYCVCSKVGESKPRGKVKKRQRTRILCNAKIFFRRNEKGQYVIADFHEGHTHLLSTPNTVVYLTESRELTLIPKTMIVENSKVNKGHVKSFRMFKEYVKGYQNVGASLEDFKNFWRDVKKFIKGYDAQMMIENFMHKKAMCSSYYFDFDVDDRGRLSRVCWFDPIAIKNYSLFGDMTSFDTTFNMNTYKMIFAPFTGVDHHKKCVKFGAGLIRKETDEDFVWLFRNFLSAMSNKYPVCIITDQDRGIRAGVKTVFGDKTQRQILHVAYHEKAADKIGTTLYRETNFMKELCSVFGVRYRTVRVRGTVVLSYILVRADRQ
- the LOC141651426 gene encoding putative protein FAR1-RELATED SEQUENCE 10; amino-acid sequence: MDAQRWKQSKLIAESKNSFPDLETPHPLEKHASEFYTPVMFSEFKNEWVAACFTCGVKILGVTTSDSIPIIDREKDKVYYVNFISDEMKLNCSCKKFERHGILCRHALYVLKEQGLDNVPDQYLLSRWSKLATCQPICNNVPHTLIEDCNSLDVRRHKIGTLWSEVFLCVTLAEQKPEYVDEFLGILKGFKDKISAQTSTSECSSSSNTGDRLRNKNRELEMLLGTKIPKKVVVLPPIQSKTKGSGKRMMSQKEKATKEQKKAPRKCNACGELGFHDSRNCPGRV